The following are encoded together in the Desulfococcus multivorans genome:
- a CDS encoding M20 family metallopeptidase produces the protein MTIQRQRLKRLLKQMIDIYSPSGKEEEIIDFLKTYLARRGLPVKMQTVDENRANLIVGNLDDAPRLALIGHLDTVSAFDLDRYAYEEAGDWIRGLGAADMKGGCAAMIEAFTAWCDTGDLPPGAILCLVVGEEETGDGAWQLMKEHYFPWAVIGEPTGLVPCLRCFGYVEIEVATLGRRIHASVANPRHSPVTVLLRKMLRLIRYFETNRQELVFNIRDLFSNPAGFAVSERCEAWLDVHVPPHLAMGTILSEIEETLQRDGDSPMDVRTEFKCRTIDAGYEIPEKGAVVDALRSIYQARKLAWTPDAFRSHSDANHLWASGVKSIVLGPGDLSQAHTEDESVSFAEVCRAAEIYLDLLRHVMKRRGA, from the coding sequence ATGACCATTCAGCGCCAACGCCTGAAACGGCTTCTGAAACAGATGATCGACATCTACAGCCCGTCAGGGAAAGAAGAGGAGATCATTGACTTTCTGAAAACGTACCTGGCACGCCGGGGATTGCCGGTGAAAATGCAGACGGTGGACGAAAACCGCGCCAATCTCATCGTGGGCAATCTCGACGACGCGCCTCGCCTGGCCCTGATCGGTCACCTGGACACGGTGTCGGCCTTCGACCTCGATCGGTACGCATACGAGGAGGCGGGGGACTGGATCCGGGGACTGGGGGCCGCGGACATGAAAGGCGGCTGCGCCGCCATGATCGAGGCTTTCACTGCCTGGTGCGACACCGGTGACCTTCCCCCGGGGGCGATCCTCTGCCTGGTGGTGGGGGAGGAGGAGACCGGCGACGGTGCATGGCAGTTGATGAAGGAGCATTATTTTCCCTGGGCCGTTATCGGGGAACCCACCGGACTCGTCCCCTGCCTTCGCTGTTTCGGGTATGTGGAGATCGAAGTCGCCACCCTGGGGCGCCGGATCCATGCCTCGGTGGCCAACCCCCGCCACAGCCCCGTCACCGTCCTGCTCAGGAAGATGCTCCGGTTGATCCGCTATTTCGAGACGAACCGGCAGGAATTGGTCTTCAACATCCGGGATCTCTTCAGCAACCCCGCCGGGTTCGCCGTGTCCGAACGCTGCGAGGCATGGTTGGACGTCCACGTACCCCCCCACCTCGCCATGGGAACGATTCTCTCCGAGATCGAGGAGACCCTCCAACGGGACGGTGACAGCCCCATGGACGTGCGAACGGAGTTCAAGTGTCGCACCATCGACGCCGGATACGAGATCCCGGAAAAGGGGGCGGTGGTGGACGCCCTGCGATCCATCTACCAAGCCCGGAAGCTGGCGTGGACCCCCGACGCCTTCAGGAGCCACTCCGACGCCAATCACCTCTGGGCTTCGGGGGTCAAATCCATCGTTCTGGGGCCGGGGGATCTCTCCCAGGCCCACACCGAGGACGAATCAGTATCCTTCGCCGAAGTCTGTCGGGCCGCGGAGATCTACCTGGACCTTTTACGGCACGTCATGAAGCGCCGAGGCGCCTGA
- a CDS encoding cob(I)yrinic acid a,c-diamide adenosyltransferase, giving the protein MKDFPYGEVKSIGYLSPWVTLEQYGNDDFVMDHRMPDADDIAAAQMGMERAEAAMADGKYNIVILDEICVAIYYGLLKTDVLLQFLEGKPHDIELILTGRYCPPELMEKADLVTEMKEIRHYYQKGIPARKGIEN; this is encoded by the coding sequence ATGAAAGATTTCCCGTATGGCGAAGTAAAGAGTATCGGGTATCTGAGTCCATGGGTTACCTTGGAGCAGTATGGCAATGACGATTTTGTCATGGATCATCGGATGCCCGACGCAGATGATATCGCTGCGGCCCAGATGGGGATGGAGCGGGCTGAGGCGGCGATGGCAGACGGTAAATACAACATCGTGATTCTTGATGAAATCTGTGTGGCGATTTATTATGGGCTGCTGAAAACCGATGTTCTTTTACAATTCCTGGAAGGCAAACCGCATGATATTGAATTGATTTTAACGGGGCGGTACTGCCCGCCCGAACTGATGGAAAAGGCCGATCTGGTCACCGAAATGAAGGAGATCAGGCATTACTACCAAAAAGGCATCCCGGCAAGAAAAGGCATCGAAAATTGA
- a CDS encoding radical SAM protein, whose amino-acid sequence MIAFGPVPSRRLGRSLGINNIPPKICSYSCVYCQLGPTLKMQAKRQAFYEPEAICHSVGDRVKKTREAGEAVDYLTFVPDGEPTLDISLGIHIERLKTLNLPIAVITNASLIWRQDVRDQLLDADWVSLKVDAVGDDTWRRINRPHGSLELAAIMEGALRFAKAYEGKLVTETMLVAGVNDGEEQLGPVADFLARLQPAAAYLSIPTRPPAKKGVRAPEAQALNQAYQLLSKKVRRVEYLIGYEGNAFAFTGDVEQDLLSITAVHPMRKDAVNDYLARAGAEWPVVRKLLEKGELVETEYGDHTFYVRRLRMAGGDA is encoded by the coding sequence ATGATCGCATTTGGACCGGTCCCGTCCAGGCGGCTGGGCAGAAGCCTGGGAATCAACAACATTCCGCCCAAGATCTGCAGCTATTCCTGTGTCTACTGTCAGTTGGGCCCCACCCTCAAAATGCAGGCGAAACGCCAGGCTTTCTACGAACCAGAGGCGATCTGTCATTCCGTGGGGGATAGAGTCAAAAAGACGAGGGAGGCCGGAGAAGCCGTCGATTACCTGACCTTTGTGCCTGACGGCGAACCCACGCTGGATATCAGCCTGGGGATTCACATAGAGCGCCTGAAAACCCTGAATCTGCCCATCGCCGTAATCACCAATGCTTCCCTCATCTGGCGGCAGGATGTGAGAGACCAACTGCTGGACGCAGACTGGGTCTCCCTCAAGGTCGATGCCGTCGGTGATGACACCTGGCGACGTATCAACCGCCCTCATGGAAGCCTGGAACTGGCCGCGATCATGGAAGGTGCCCTGCGGTTCGCCAAGGCCTATGAGGGAAAGCTTGTGACCGAGACGATGCTTGTGGCGGGGGTCAACGACGGCGAGGAGCAACTTGGCCCGGTTGCCGATTTTTTGGCACGTCTTCAACCGGCCGCGGCTTATCTTTCCATTCCCACCCGTCCCCCGGCGAAAAAGGGGGTGCGCGCCCCCGAGGCGCAGGCCCTCAACCAGGCCTATCAACTCTTGAGCAAAAAAGTGCGGCGCGTCGAATACCTGATCGGATACGAGGGCAATGCCTTTGCCTTTACGGGCGACGTGGAACAGGACCTCCTGAGTATCACGGCCGTGCATCCGATGCGAAAGGATGCCGTGAACGACTATCTGGCACGGGCCGGAGCAGAATGGCCGGTGGTCCGGAAACTGTTGGAAAAAGGGGAACTCGTTGAGACGGAATATGGCGATCACACCTTTTACGTGAGAAGACTGAGGATGGCCGGCGGAGATGCATGA
- a CDS encoding ZIP family metal transporter, which translates to MTNTFWTALTTSILAAVVTSLGIYTIRRFTNWGQRNTTYFMCFAAGVLISASFLHIIPKSFAMTSQAPVWLLVGFFALHLFNRFLTAFVCERDPEKKDYVIGIIPSFGIGFHSLIDGFIYSIAFTVSIFTGYLATMGMVLHEFPEGIITYLLLVRGGFKERKAMWVAFLSAAATTPLGMLISYPFISKIEQPILGALLSLSAGALIYVGATHLLPRAEEERKRFSLVALAGGVLIAVIIVVSKA; encoded by the coding sequence ATGACCAATACCTTCTGGACAGCGCTGACCACCAGCATCCTGGCGGCGGTCGTTACATCTCTTGGCATCTACACGATCCGACGATTCACCAACTGGGGACAACGCAACACAACCTATTTCATGTGCTTTGCGGCTGGGGTGCTGATTTCCGCCTCCTTTCTGCATATCATACCGAAATCTTTTGCCATGACCTCCCAGGCACCGGTCTGGTTACTGGTCGGATTTTTTGCCCTGCATCTATTCAATCGTTTTTTAACAGCCTTTGTCTGTGAGAGGGATCCGGAGAAAAAAGATTATGTTATCGGTATTATACCATCGTTCGGCATCGGCTTTCACTCCCTGATCGACGGATTCATATACTCCATTGCTTTTACGGTCAGCATTTTTACGGGGTACCTGGCGACCATGGGTATGGTTCTGCATGAATTTCCAGAGGGAATCATCACCTACCTGTTGCTCGTACGCGGTGGATTCAAGGAACGAAAGGCCATGTGGGTGGCCTTCCTGTCTGCCGCGGCAACCACCCCCCTGGGCATGCTGATCTCCTATCCTTTCATCAGCAAGATAGAGCAACCCATATTGGGCGCCTTGCTTTCCCTTTCAGCAGGCGCGCTGATTTATGTCGGCGCCACGCACCTGCTGCCCCGGGCCGAAGAGGAGCGCAAGCGATTCAGCCTGGTTGCCCTGGCAGGCGGCGTCCTGATCGCCGTGATCATCGTTGTGTCCAAGGCCTGA
- a CDS encoding FAD-dependent oxidoreductase codes for MRAMFKPMDLGTLTLANRFVFPPIKTACGTPEGKVTDRQITFYGQIAHNGPAIVILEPVAVTTDGREHPKQLCVHLDNSVAELEKITRVIHREDRLACLHLNHGGAAANPKASGTLPLAPSAVTCPTTGQSAEALIEAQIETIIDGYNRAARRAEAAGFDLIEIQAGHGYLVSQFLNAKINRRTDSYGTNRLSFAERVFAAVKEGAPRMPLILRISGSEMSPEFGISPDDLAPVLKLAESSGFIAVHVGMGASCFSPPWYFQHSSLPEKPQNDALAWVRSQTDLPIIAAGRMGRPDRVKALRESGQVDLIALGRPLIADPQMIEKWARGNFQDVAACGYCLQGCLHRVRNGEPIGCNLNPEIGNPPLGQTDKPLNVLVAGGGPAGISAAFYLARRGHTVTLAEKEDHLGGQFNLAWQAPGKKTMQDGLDNLKYKVRIHAENVLTGQAVDPGMVKKLSPDLLVWATGAVQNIPAIDGLENQDWMTSLEYFAGRKTVNGPRVLVIGAGRTGLEIAEKLGMAGFEVVATKRTDPIGSMMEMITRKLMLMRLEKLPNVNLMPHTTVKHFSAEGVDVVQDDKAMVLKPFQTIILASGMHPASGPDDEIRRAVPTVETIGDAAEVMDIYAAVHAGYATALKY; via the coding sequence ATGCGAGCTATGTTCAAACCGATGGATCTCGGCACCTTGACCTTGGCGAACCGTTTCGTTTTTCCTCCCATAAAAACCGCCTGTGGGACACCCGAAGGCAAAGTCACCGATCGCCAGATCACCTTCTATGGGCAGATTGCCCACAACGGACCGGCTATCGTGATCCTTGAACCGGTAGCCGTAACGACAGACGGTCGGGAACATCCCAAGCAGCTCTGTGTCCACCTGGACAACAGTGTGGCGGAACTGGAAAAAATCACCAGGGTGATTCACCGGGAAGACCGTTTGGCCTGTCTGCACCTGAACCACGGCGGCGCCGCGGCCAACCCCAAGGCCAGCGGCACTCTGCCCCTGGCGCCATCTGCGGTCACCTGCCCGACCACCGGTCAGTCGGCGGAAGCGCTCATCGAAGCGCAGATCGAGACCATCATCGACGGGTACAACCGGGCAGCCCGGCGCGCGGAAGCCGCCGGCTTCGACCTGATCGAGATTCAGGCCGGCCACGGATATCTCGTTTCCCAGTTTCTCAACGCCAAGATCAACCGCCGTACCGACAGCTACGGCACCAACCGCCTTTCTTTTGCCGAAAGGGTATTTGCCGCGGTCAAGGAGGGCGCACCCCGAATGCCCCTGATTTTGAGAATCTCCGGCAGCGAGATGTCCCCGGAGTTCGGAATTTCCCCAGACGATCTGGCCCCGGTGTTGAAACTCGCCGAATCGTCAGGGTTCATTGCCGTGCACGTCGGCATGGGCGCCTCCTGCTTCAGCCCGCCCTGGTACTTCCAGCATTCGAGCCTCCCGGAAAAACCCCAGAACGACGCTTTGGCATGGGTGCGGTCGCAGACCGATTTGCCGATCATCGCCGCCGGCCGCATGGGTCGTCCGGATAGGGTCAAGGCGTTGCGGGAGTCCGGACAGGTCGATCTGATCGCCTTGGGTCGCCCGCTGATCGCCGATCCGCAGATGATCGAAAAGTGGGCCCGGGGGAATTTTCAAGATGTCGCCGCCTGCGGGTACTGTCTGCAGGGATGTCTGCACCGGGTCCGAAACGGGGAACCCATCGGTTGCAACCTCAATCCGGAGATCGGAAACCCCCCGCTGGGCCAAACCGACAAGCCGCTCAATGTCCTGGTGGCCGGCGGAGGGCCGGCCGGGATCAGTGCGGCGTTTTACCTGGCGCGCCGGGGGCATACCGTGACCCTCGCTGAAAAAGAAGATCACCTGGGCGGACAATTCAACCTGGCTTGGCAGGCTCCGGGTAAAAAGACCATGCAGGACGGGCTCGACAACCTGAAATACAAGGTCAGGATCCATGCGGAAAACGTTTTGACCGGACAGGCGGTAGATCCCGGGATGGTGAAGAAACTCTCCCCGGACCTGCTGGTGTGGGCCACCGGCGCGGTTCAGAACATTCCTGCGATCGACGGCCTCGAAAATCAGGACTGGATGACGTCCCTGGAATATTTTGCCGGCCGCAAGACTGTCAATGGTCCGCGGGTACTGGTCATCGGTGCCGGCCGTACCGGCCTTGAAATCGCGGAAAAACTCGGTATGGCCGGCTTCGAGGTAGTTGCCACCAAACGTACCGATCCTATCGGATCCATGATGGAGATGATCACCAGGAAGCTGATGTTGATGCGGTTGGAAAAGCTTCCCAACGTGAACCTCATGCCCCATACCACCGTCAAGCATTTTTCCGCCGAGGGCGTCGATGTGGTTCAAGACGACAAAGCGATGGTCCTGAAACCTTTTCAAACCATAATCCTCGCTTCCGGCATGCATCCGGCTTCAGGACCGGACGACGAGATTCGCAGGGCAGTGCCGACAGTGGAAACCATCGGCGATGCGGCCGAGGTGATGGACATCTATGCCGCGGTTCACGCCGGTTATGCAACCGCTTTGAAATATTAG
- a CDS encoding DUF1638 domain-containing protein has protein sequence MTEPSFSDISIVSCGTLSLELNHLQQEGIIDASQILYTTPGLHQDIHELERQLVRQIHKAREKTDKVLVVYGGKFCYVNADEPTRQMRTIIDEQGPGVARIEATHCMDMLADETERDAIAREVAGGEPVWWMTPGWVKFRKLVFKGWDKGLANENFPRHTGGAVVLDAIGYMDRYMEENPEEFLDYCDWMGIPMVAYPVTLDRFTSLLADQARKLHSGELPA, from the coding sequence ATGACGGAACCATCATTTTCAGATATTTCGATCGTCTCCTGCGGAACTTTGAGCCTGGAACTCAACCATTTGCAGCAAGAGGGTATCATCGATGCGTCCCAGATCCTTTATACCACGCCTGGACTGCATCAGGACATTCATGAACTGGAGCGCCAACTGGTTCGTCAGATCCATAAGGCCAGAGAAAAGACCGACAAGGTGCTCGTAGTTTACGGCGGCAAGTTCTGCTACGTCAACGCCGACGAACCGACCCGCCAGATGCGCACCATCATCGACGAACAGGGCCCCGGCGTGGCGCGCATCGAGGCTACCCATTGCATGGACATGCTCGCCGACGAAACCGAGCGCGATGCCATCGCCCGGGAAGTGGCCGGCGGAGAACCGGTCTGGTGGATGACGCCGGGCTGGGTGAAGTTTCGAAAGCTGGTTTTCAAGGGCTGGGACAAGGGGCTGGCCAATGAGAATTTTCCACGCCATACCGGTGGCGCGGTGGTGCTGGATGCCATAGGCTACATGGACCGGTACATGGAAGAAAACCCGGAAGAATTTCTCGATTACTGCGACTGGATGGGCATCCCGATGGTCGCTTATCCGGTGACCCTGGATCGCTTCACCTCGCTTCTCGCAGATCAGGCCCGCAAGCTTCACAGCGGGGAGTTACCTGCCTGA
- a CDS encoding GNAT family N-acetyltransferase, producing the protein MGLSEGKEKRIVFRIREMEIDDLAPVYHLGEMLFKADEAPNMYRTWDAYEVVGLFHSDTEFCLVAEHEDRIAGFLLGTTIIKSRSAWKYGYLIWLGVHPDVQHHGVAEKLFQKFKELMIEQGIRMLLVDTAAENLAALRFFRKQGFGHPRQHIYLTLNLQAEIQRLKKRGGNMNGAKHEKKNGTRSVASAEIGKEIGSS; encoded by the coding sequence GTGGGACTTTCGGAAGGAAAAGAGAAGCGAATCGTGTTTCGCATCCGCGAAATGGAGATTGACGATCTGGCGCCGGTCTATCATCTGGGGGAGATGCTCTTCAAAGCCGACGAGGCCCCCAACATGTACCGAACCTGGGATGCATACGAGGTGGTGGGGCTGTTTCACAGCGACACGGAGTTCTGCCTGGTGGCGGAGCACGAGGATCGGATCGCGGGGTTTCTCCTGGGAACCACCATCATCAAATCCCGTTCGGCCTGGAAATACGGCTACCTGATCTGGCTTGGGGTCCACCCCGACGTTCAGCATCACGGGGTGGCGGAAAAGCTGTTTCAGAAATTCAAGGAGCTCATGATCGAACAGGGGATCCGCATGCTCCTCGTCGACACGGCCGCCGAAAACCTGGCGGCCCTCCGCTTCTTTCGAAAGCAGGGGTTCGGCCACCCCCGGCAGCACATCTACCTCACCCTGAACCTCCAGGCCGAAATCCAACGATTGAAAAAACGCGGCGGCAACATGAACGGAGCCAAGCACGAGAAAAAAAACGGCACCAGATCCGTCGCATCGGCAGAGATCGGGAAAGAGATCGGATCTTCATGA
- a CDS encoding alpha/beta hydrolase gives MLFITNRFPRQSIRTRIDRKFDFDLNNNAPSNSVFFCERTDSEKYQEVGSIAFLERLKDSSYRQLLIYIHGFSNLPEDVFDAALELQALCDAQKKKEVLVVPIIWPCDNDLGIVQDYWDDQKSADQSAFSFARVLEKFIAWRNSEKYNPQSDPCLKRMNILAHSMGNRVLRETLAVWNKYDLADGVPLIFRNIFLVAADIVNESLHIGERGELICHASRNVVVYFASDDLALRASKASNLKNRVASRRLGHTGPEDMDLTPKNVYAVDCDDVNNIYDYPKGHSYFRSGETKGNAGLVFEHIFSALLSGRVFPEDEFRRTTIIRLP, from the coding sequence ATGTTATTCATCACCAATCGGTTTCCACGTCAAAGTATTCGGACCCGCATCGATCGGAAGTTTGATTTCGATCTCAACAACAACGCTCCCAGCAACTCGGTTTTTTTCTGCGAACGAACGGACAGTGAAAAATACCAGGAGGTGGGCAGTATCGCATTTCTGGAACGCCTCAAGGATTCAAGCTATCGCCAGCTCCTGATTTACATCCACGGCTTTTCGAATCTGCCGGAGGATGTTTTTGACGCGGCTCTGGAGCTCCAGGCGCTTTGCGATGCCCAGAAGAAAAAGGAGGTGCTGGTGGTACCGATCATCTGGCCCTGCGACAACGACCTCGGCATTGTCCAGGATTACTGGGATGACCAGAAGTCCGCGGATCAAAGCGCTTTTTCCTTTGCGAGGGTGCTCGAAAAGTTTATTGCCTGGCGAAATTCCGAAAAATACAACCCCCAATCGGATCCCTGCCTCAAACGAATGAATATCCTGGCGCATTCCATGGGAAATCGGGTGCTTCGAGAGACCCTGGCCGTCTGGAACAAGTATGATCTGGCCGACGGCGTCCCCCTCATTTTTCGAAACATTTTCCTGGTGGCGGCAGACATCGTGAACGAATCCCTGCATATCGGGGAGCGCGGTGAATTGATTTGCCATGCGTCACGAAATGTCGTGGTCTATTTTGCATCCGACGACCTGGCGCTTCGGGCCAGCAAGGCATCCAACCTCAAAAACAGGGTGGCTTCCCGACGCCTGGGTCACACGGGACCTGAAGATATGGATCTCACCCCCAAAAACGTCTATGCGGTCGACTGCGACGACGTCAACAATATCTACGACTATCCCAAAGGGCATTCATACTTCCGATCCGGAGAAACCAAGGGAAACGCAGGCCTTGTGTTTGAGCACATCTTTTCGGCGCTGCTCTCCGGACGCGTTTTCCCCGAAGACGAATTCAGAAGGACAACGATTATCAGGCTACCGTAA
- a CDS encoding class I SAM-dependent methyltransferase encodes MPKIDPFEKHSDNYDAWFEKNRDIYHQELAAIRKLMPSPSARGLEVGVGSGKFAVPLGIKIGVEPSERMAAKAEKQGIRVFRNVAEDLPFSDEEFDFVLMVTTICFVDDINKSFREAFRVLKPCGCIIIGFVDKESELGRQYMDKRNTSIFYKEATFFSAQEVRKLLMDAGFEDLTFKQTLIPGKPDEMIQDGFGKGAFVVAKAVKPRQLNDHSGL; translated from the coding sequence ATGCCCAAAATAGACCCATTCGAAAAACACAGCGACAACTATGATGCATGGTTCGAAAAAAACCGTGATATCTACCATCAGGAATTGGCGGCGATCCGCAAACTGATGCCTTCTCCTTCCGCAAGAGGATTGGAAGTAGGCGTTGGCTCAGGCAAATTCGCCGTACCTCTGGGAATAAAGATTGGCGTGGAACCCTCGGAACGGATGGCAGCGAAGGCTGAAAAACAGGGAATCCGGGTTTTTCGAAATGTAGCGGAGGACTTGCCGTTTTCCGATGAGGAATTTGACTTTGTATTGATGGTAACAACGATCTGTTTTGTTGACGATATCAACAAATCCTTCAGGGAAGCGTTTCGGGTATTGAAGCCTTGCGGATGCATCATTATCGGCTTTGTGGATAAAGAAAGCGAATTGGGCCGGCAGTACATGGACAAGCGCAATACGAGCATTTTCTACAAAGAGGCCACCTTCTTTTCTGCACAGGAAGTTCGCAAGTTGCTCATGGATGCCGGTTTTGAGGATCTGACTTTCAAACAAACGCTGATTCCTGGAAAACCAGATGAAATGATTCAAGACGGTTTTGGCAAGGGTGCATTTGTTGTCGCCAAGGCCGTCAAGCCAAGACAGTTGAATGATCATAGCGGCTTGTAG
- a CDS encoding potassium channel family protein yields MKRFAVIGLGNFGFHAAKALFEDGNEVAAIDTDKARVQAVDPYATEAIVMDATDKEALKSLGLEEMDAVIVSTGTRISNSILICLYLQEIGVRKILAKAIDDDHGKILKRVGATQIIHPERDMALRVSRGLCRPNVLDFIPLSDEYDLVQVGPPREFIGKSLRDLNLRAKYNVHIIAIKELVPENFILVPPPGFLIKDSDILIMLGKSEDISRIKALK; encoded by the coding sequence ATGAAACGATTTGCAGTGATCGGTCTTGGGAACTTCGGTTTTCATGCGGCAAAAGCATTGTTCGAGGACGGCAACGAGGTGGCCGCCATCGATACGGACAAGGCCAGGGTTCAGGCCGTCGATCCCTATGCCACGGAGGCCATCGTAATGGACGCCACGGACAAGGAGGCACTCAAGTCGCTCGGCCTGGAGGAGATGGACGCGGTGATCGTGTCTACCGGAACCCGCATCAGCAACAGTATTCTGATATGTCTCTACCTGCAGGAGATCGGCGTCAGGAAGATTCTGGCCAAGGCGATCGACGACGATCACGGCAAGATCCTCAAACGCGTGGGCGCCACCCAGATCATTCATCCGGAGCGGGACATGGCCCTTCGCGTCTCAAGGGGTCTATGCAGGCCGAACGTGTTGGACTTCATCCCCCTCTCGGACGAGTATGACCTTGTCCAGGTGGGGCCTCCGAGGGAATTCATCGGTAAAAGCCTGAGGGATCTTAATCTGAGAGCGAAATACAATGTTCACATCATTGCCATCAAGGAACTCGTCCCTGAGAACTTCATCCTGGTGCCGCCCCCCGGCTTTCTGATCAAGGACAGCGACATCCTCATTATGCTTGGGAAATCAGAGGACATCAGCCGGATCAAAGCCCTGAAGTAG
- a CDS encoding long-chain-fatty-acid--CoA ligase, which translates to MTNKIWIEHYPVGIPAEIDPDLFGSIPDMMEKITTRFADKPAYHNLGYTISYGTLDELSRDFAAFLQGLPNLGKGDRVAVMAPNLLQYPVALFGILRAGMTVVTVNPLYTPRELVFQLKDAGAKAIVILENFANTLQQVIEGTPIEHVITTQIGDLLPIPKRWIVNLIIKKIRKMVPAWRIDGAVTFRSALDRGAARPLKPIEITREETAFLQYTGGTTGVPKGAVLTHRNILANLEQTGAWVSLSFKEGTEIAITPLPMYHIFCLTATLSFMKWGSLIVLITNPRDLPAFVKELGRWKFSIMSGVNTLFNGLLNTPGFDRIDFSAVKVVVGGGAAVQKSVAERWQQVTGSGITEAYGLTEASPGVSANLLGTPWNGSVGLPFPSTDVSIRDDSFNALPVWTGEGEIENHTGEICVRGPQVMKGYWEKPEETATTIQDGWLKTGDIGYLSADGRLTITDRKKDVILVSGFSVYPSEIENVIAMHPGVLECGVVGVPDEKSGETVKAVILKKDPNLTREAVIQYCKTQLTHYKVPRHVEFRETLPKTPIGKILRRKLSDDKQ; encoded by the coding sequence ATGACAAATAAAATCTGGATCGAGCATTATCCCGTCGGCATTCCCGCCGAGATTGACCCTGATCTTTTCGGATCGATCCCGGATATGATGGAAAAGATTACCACCAGGTTTGCCGACAAACCGGCCTATCACAACCTTGGGTACACCATCAGCTATGGCACGTTGGATGAACTGTCACGCGATTTTGCAGCCTTTTTGCAGGGGCTGCCGAATTTAGGCAAAGGCGACCGTGTCGCCGTCATGGCGCCGAATCTGCTGCAATACCCGGTAGCGCTGTTCGGTATCCTGCGTGCCGGGATGACCGTCGTTACCGTCAATCCCCTCTACACGCCGCGCGAGTTGGTGTTTCAACTGAAGGATGCGGGGGCCAAAGCCATCGTCATTCTTGAAAATTTTGCCAACACCCTGCAGCAGGTGATCGAGGGAACGCCGATCGAGCATGTGATTACCACCCAGATCGGCGATCTCCTGCCGATCCCGAAACGCTGGATTGTCAATCTGATCATCAAAAAGATCAGGAAAATGGTACCCGCCTGGCGCATCGACGGCGCTGTCACGTTTCGATCGGCCCTTGACCGCGGTGCGGCACGCCCGCTCAAGCCGATCGAGATAACACGCGAGGAGACCGCGTTCCTTCAGTACACCGGCGGCACCACCGGCGTCCCGAAGGGCGCGGTGCTGACCCACCGAAACATCCTGGCCAACCTGGAGCAGACGGGCGCTTGGGTCTCACTGAGCTTCAAGGAGGGCACCGAAATTGCCATTACGCCGCTGCCGATGTATCACATTTTCTGTCTGACCGCGACGCTCTCCTTCATGAAGTGGGGCAGCCTGATCGTGCTCATCACCAACCCGCGCGACCTGCCGGCCTTTGTCAAGGAGCTTGGACGGTGGAAGTTCAGCATCATGAGCGGCGTCAATACGCTGTTCAACGGGCTTTTGAATACCCCGGGATTCGATCGGATCGATTTTTCCGCCGTGAAGGTGGTGGTCGGCGGCGGCGCAGCAGTGCAAAAGTCAGTGGCCGAGCGCTGGCAACAGGTGACCGGATCCGGCATCACCGAAGCCTACGGCCTCACCGAGGCGTCTCCCGGCGTCTCCGCCAATCTGCTGGGAACGCCCTGGAACGGCAGCGTCGGCCTCCCCTTCCCTTCCACCGACGTGTCCATCCGCGACGATAGCTTCAACGCGCTGCCGGTATGGACAGGTGAAGGCGAGATCGAGAACCATACCGGCGAGATCTGCGTCCGCGGCCCACAGGTGATGAAAGGGTACTGGGAGAAGCCCGAAGAGACCGCCACGACGATCCAGGACGGCTGGTTGAAGACCGGCGACATCGGCTACCTGAGCGCCGACGGCCGCCTCACCATCACCGACCGTAAGAAGGACGTCATTCTGGTGTCCGGCTTCTCCGTATATCCCAGCGAGATCGAGAATGTGATTGCGATGCATCCGGGGGTGCTGGAATGCGGAGTGGTGGGCGTACCCGACGAAAAATCCGGCGAAACGGTGAAAGCGGTCATTTTGAAGAAGGATCCGAACCTCACCAGGGAGGCGGTGATTCAGTACTGCAAGACCCAGCTCACCCATTACAAGGTACCGCGTCATGTTGAATTCCGGGAGACCCTCCCAAAAACGCCGATCGGAAAAATCCTGCGTCGAAAATTGAGCGACGATAAGCAGTGA